One Microcebus murinus isolate Inina chromosome 9, M.murinus_Inina_mat1.0, whole genome shotgun sequence DNA window includes the following coding sequences:
- the CYREN gene encoding cell cycle regulator of non-homologous end joining, which translates to MESLKSENKKRVLPSWMTASEAEKRVAPVKTPKRRRMAAVPVAAARPPAVRTVYCMSEAELVDVALGVLIESRKQEKPSPVGADKPELSPTCSVSPHTSSGSGSEEEDSGKDTHDPGRSPSPGPGRSDAACSRSPKEDEDVLKYVREIFFS; encoded by the exons ATGGAAAGCTTAAAATCTGAGAATAAAAAGAGGGTCCTTCCCTCATGGATGACAGCCTCAGAGGCTGAGAAGAGAGTGGCGCCGGTCAAGACCCCCAAGAGGAGGAGAATGGCAGCGGTGCCGGTGGCAGCAGCAAG ACCGCCCGCGGTGAGGACTGTGTACTGCATGAGTGAGGCGGAACTGGTAGACGTCGCTCTGGGGGTCCTGATTGAG AGCCGCAAACAGGAAAAGCCGTCTCCAGTGGGCGCTGATAAGCCGGAGCTCTCCCCCACCTGCTCTGTGTCCCCTCACACGAGTTCCGGGAGCGGCAGTGAGGAAGAGGACAGTGGGAAAGACACCCATGACCCAGGCCGCAGCCcgtccccagggccagggcgTTCTGACGCTGCCTGCAGCAGGAGCCCCAAGGAGGACGAGGATGTGTTAAAATACGTCAGGGAGATATTTTTCAGCTAA